A portion of the uncultured Draconibacterium sp. genome contains these proteins:
- a CDS encoding NAD kinase — protein sequence MKVAVFGTLVSDDFVPVLQEFFGFLRSKNIEVQLYKPFYSHLVEELNSSTYYTSFFHSYSDFDPDNEFIFSVGGDGTFLQSVLNIRNFDIPIIGLNGGRLGFLADISEDQVHDALENIFRNNFKIVERSMLEVEFSNQENLEFNYALNEITVLKTDNSSMLNITARINGEFLNNYWADGLIIATPTGSTAYSLSVGGPILTPNSANFVITPLAPHNLTIRPIVVPDTCVIELEVEGRGTSYLTSVDSRSVSVEFSTKIKVKKADFKLKTLQLPEQPFFNTLRSKLMWGMDRRNYIS from the coding sequence GTGAAAGTTGCAGTTTTTGGCACATTGGTTTCCGATGATTTTGTTCCTGTTTTACAGGAGTTTTTTGGTTTTCTGCGCTCAAAAAACATCGAAGTTCAATTATACAAACCTTTTTATTCTCACCTGGTTGAAGAGTTGAACAGCTCAACCTACTATACTTCGTTTTTTCATTCGTATTCCGATTTTGATCCTGACAATGAATTTATATTCAGTGTAGGAGGCGATGGTACATTTTTGCAGTCGGTGCTGAATATACGTAATTTCGACATCCCAATAATCGGTTTAAATGGTGGCCGCTTAGGATTTCTGGCTGATATTTCGGAAGATCAGGTACACGACGCACTTGAAAATATCTTTCGTAACAACTTTAAAATTGTTGAACGCTCGATGCTCGAAGTTGAGTTCTCGAACCAGGAAAACCTTGAATTTAATTACGCGCTGAATGAAATTACCGTACTAAAAACCGATAACTCATCTATGTTAAATATTACGGCTCGTATAAATGGAGAATTCCTGAATAATTACTGGGCCGATGGTTTAATTATTGCAACGCCAACCGGTTCAACCGCTTATTCCTTAAGTGTTGGCGGGCCAATATTAACGCCAAATTCCGCCAACTTTGTTATCACTCCACTGGCACCTCATAATCTAACAATCAGGCCAATAGTTGTGCCCGATACCTGTGTGATAGAACTGGAAGTTGAAGGCCGTGGAACAAGCTACTTAACTTCGGTTGATTCACGATCGGTATCTGTTGAATTCTCTACAAAAATAAAGGTGAAAAAAGCTGACTTTAAATTGAAAACACTTCAGTTGCCCGAACAGCCCTTTTTTAATACCCTGCGCAGTAAGCTAATGTGGGGAATGGACCGCAGAAACTACATTTCATAG
- a CDS encoding DUF6089 family protein, whose amino-acid sequence MKKLLLVFVTVLLTVSVHAQKTADIGIWGGTLTSVHGDMDKDAPFQSFNLNFGAYFRYNFNARVGMRAMFLTGKFASEGTVESAPWDFDKSVQDLSLQAEVNYLRYILGKKKIRFSPYVTFGIGVAYFPYTFRSLEIADFNPSHPELTYVAGVLQVSDYEESVMTPTIPFGMGFKYTIGDRLGVGVEYQMRKYLSDQLDDLDDPLAYVNGLGETVTYNDGSHNNDWAGYLGVHLTYMIFIGKKACPAYDAKNW is encoded by the coding sequence ATGAAGAAATTATTATTGGTGTTTGTTACAGTTTTACTAACTGTTTCAGTACATGCACAAAAAACAGCTGACATCGGAATCTGGGGAGGAACGTTAACATCAGTACATGGCGACATGGATAAGGACGCCCCGTTTCAATCGTTCAATTTAAATTTTGGAGCCTATTTTAGGTATAACTTTAACGCCAGAGTTGGTATGCGGGCCATGTTTCTAACCGGTAAATTTGCCAGTGAAGGAACGGTAGAAAGCGCACCATGGGATTTTGATAAATCGGTTCAGGATTTATCGCTACAGGCAGAAGTTAATTATCTAAGGTATATTTTGGGTAAAAAGAAAATTCGGTTTAGTCCGTATGTAACTTTCGGAATTGGAGTAGCCTATTTTCCATACACCTTCAGGTCGCTGGAAATAGCTGATTTTAATCCCAGTCATCCGGAACTTACTTATGTCGCCGGAGTTCTTCAGGTTAGCGATTACGAAGAATCGGTAATGACACCTACCATACCGTTTGGAATGGGATTTAAATATACCATAGGCGATCGTTTAGGTGTTGGAGTAGAATACCAAATGCGCAAATATTTAAGCGATCAGTTAGACGATTTGGATGATCCGTTGGCATATGTAAATGGGTTGGGCGAAACTGTTACTTATAATGACGGTTCGCATAATAACGATTGGGCAGGATATTTGGGAGTACACCTTACGTATATGATTTTTATAGGTAAAAAAGCTTGCCCGGCATACGATGCTAAAAATTGGTGA
- a CDS encoding isoprenyl transferase: MKTVNRLDNNNIPKHIAIIMDGNGRWAAKHGKPRVMGHENGVESVRSVVEGAGEIGVKHLTLYAFSTENWDRPKEEVEALMALLVHAIEAETEELNKNNVRLSVIGCVHVMPETVQAKLQGCVDALKDNTGLNLVLALSYSGRWDVLNAVKQLADDISKNKITQEKINNELFQNYLSTSDLPDPELLIRTSGEYRISNFLLWQIAYSELYFTSKLWPDFRKDDLFEAIIDYQNRERRFGKTSEQLTS, translated from the coding sequence ATGAAAACAGTAAACAGGTTAGATAACAACAATATTCCAAAACATATTGCCATTATTATGGATGGCAACGGAAGGTGGGCCGCCAAACACGGAAAACCCCGCGTTATGGGACATGAGAACGGTGTTGAATCTGTTCGTTCGGTAGTTGAAGGAGCCGGAGAGATTGGAGTGAAACATCTTACCCTTTATGCATTTTCAACCGAAAACTGGGATCGCCCAAAAGAAGAAGTGGAAGCACTAATGGCACTTTTGGTACATGCCATTGAAGCCGAAACCGAAGAATTGAATAAAAACAATGTGCGCTTAAGCGTGATTGGTTGCGTACATGTGATGCCCGAAACCGTGCAGGCGAAACTTCAGGGATGTGTTGATGCCCTAAAAGATAACACCGGATTAAATCTGGTACTGGCTCTAAGTTACAGCGGCCGATGGGATGTGTTGAATGCCGTAAAACAACTGGCAGACGATATTTCCAAAAACAAGATTACACAAGAAAAAATAAATAACGAACTGTTCCAAAATTATTTGTCAACCTCAGATTTACCTGATCCGGAATTGCTGATTAGAACCAGCGGAGAATATCGGATTAGTAATTTTCTGTTGTGGCAAATAGCTTACTCTGAATTGTATTTTACGAGCAAATTATGGCCCGATTTCAGAAAAGACGATTTGTTTGAAGCCATTATTGATTATCAGAACAGAGAGAGAAGATTTGGAAAAACAAGTGAACAGTTAACGAGCTAA
- the bamA gene encoding outer membrane protein assembly factor BamA, with amino-acid sequence MSRIKRPLVAFLFLFVVFVPQLFAQEADSTNFSIYYSSTREYTIADVQVSGIRYLDKNVLIQLSGLKVGDEIMVPGDAITLAIKKLWQQGLFSDVKIEATKIIGDKIWLDIYLQERPRLGDVNFYGVSKSEKDDITEKVLLLRGSQITDHQVNSAERTIMNLFHGKGFLNTEVNIVQRDDTTQNNSVILDIYVDKKEKVKVNNIDIQGNEALSDVTLERAMKKTNEKSLRNFFKTKKFLEEEYEKDQANLIDKYNEKGYRDAIIVDDSVYQVEVGRKNKPRVNIDIDVEEGDKYYFGDIRWVGNTVYPSDYLDLRLGIKKGDVFNQKILDKRLFDNEEGLNNVYLDRGYLFFNLEPVEVNVEGDTINYEMRIYEGKQATINEVRIVGNTKTHEHVARRELRTYPGDLFSKSLLMRSYRELAQLGHFDPEAINPDVQPHPEEGTVDIEYQLQEKANDQIELSGGWGAGMFVGSVGLKFANFSVRNIFNKEAWRPLPTGDGQTLSLRYQTSGKYYRTVSLSFIEPWLGGKKPNSFSVSLSHSRINYSANRYTQSYNPYGSSYGYSPYGYGSYGGYSPYGYSGYGGYSPYGYGSYGGYPSYQYNYDSENDNEDDDQIWETTALALGYGYRLSWPDDYFTVYHELSLEHYNLRNMGSMFYFMADENGQVNGTFNNLSFKTVFGRSSVDNPLYSRRGSNISLALKMTPPYSLFNNKDYSDESISNDERYKWIEYHKWLLKGQWFTPLTNPGGEHTLVLKTALEMGFLGYFDSGRKSPFEGFIVGGSGMSGYNIYGTDYIALRGYKDYSLSPRNGSNMYSKFTTELRFPITLKPSATIYALAFLEAGNAGTSFQNYVPFNLHRSAGLGVRIFLPMFGLMGIDWGYGFDDVPGVPDAAGSQFHFVIGQQF; translated from the coding sequence ATGAGTAGAATCAAAAGACCATTAGTCGCCTTTTTATTCCTTTTTGTAGTGTTTGTGCCGCAGCTTTTTGCGCAGGAAGCCGACAGTACAAACTTTTCGATTTATTATTCGAGTACACGCGAATATACCATTGCCGATGTGCAGGTTTCAGGAATCCGTTACCTGGATAAAAATGTACTTATTCAGCTATCAGGATTAAAAGTAGGTGATGAAATAATGGTGCCGGGAGATGCAATAACACTTGCAATTAAAAAGCTTTGGCAGCAAGGCCTGTTTTCTGATGTGAAAATAGAGGCGACCAAAATTATTGGAGACAAAATTTGGTTGGACATTTATTTGCAGGAACGACCGCGTTTAGGAGATGTGAATTTTTATGGAGTCTCAAAATCAGAAAAAGACGATATTACGGAAAAGGTTCTGCTATTGCGCGGGAGTCAGATTACCGATCACCAGGTAAACAGTGCCGAGCGTACCATAATGAATCTTTTTCACGGAAAAGGATTCCTGAATACAGAGGTAAATATTGTTCAGCGCGACGATACCACACAAAACAACAGTGTTATACTGGATATTTATGTGGATAAAAAAGAAAAAGTAAAAGTTAACAATATTGATATTCAAGGTAACGAGGCTCTCTCGGATGTTACGCTCGAGCGCGCCATGAAAAAGACCAACGAAAAATCGTTGCGAAATTTCTTTAAAACCAAAAAATTCCTTGAAGAAGAGTACGAAAAAGACCAGGCAAACTTGATTGATAAGTACAACGAAAAAGGTTATCGCGATGCAATTATCGTAGATGATTCTGTTTATCAGGTAGAAGTGGGCCGAAAGAATAAACCACGGGTTAATATCGATATTGATGTAGAAGAAGGAGACAAATATTACTTTGGCGATATTCGGTGGGTAGGAAACACCGTTTATCCATCGGATTACCTTGATTTACGATTAGGAATTAAAAAGGGAGATGTTTTTAACCAAAAGATTTTAGATAAACGCCTGTTTGATAATGAAGAGGGATTGAATAATGTTTATCTCGACAGAGGTTATTTATTTTTTAATCTTGAGCCTGTTGAGGTAAATGTAGAAGGAGATACCATTAATTACGAAATGCGTATTTACGAAGGAAAGCAGGCAACCATTAACGAGGTGCGTATTGTGGGTAACACCAAAACGCACGAACACGTTGCCCGACGAGAATTACGTACATATCCCGGCGATCTTTTTAGTAAATCGTTACTAATGCGTTCATACAGGGAGTTGGCACAACTGGGACACTTCGATCCGGAAGCAATAAATCCGGATGTGCAGCCACATCCCGAAGAAGGAACCGTAGATATAGAATATCAGTTACAGGAAAAAGCTAACGACCAGATTGAGCTTTCTGGTGGTTGGGGAGCCGGTATGTTTGTAGGTTCGGTAGGTCTGAAATTTGCTAACTTCTCGGTTCGTAATATTTTCAACAAAGAAGCGTGGAGGCCACTGCCAACCGGTGATGGACAAACACTAAGTTTGCGTTACCAAACAAGTGGTAAATATTACCGTACGGTGAGTTTATCGTTTATTGAGCCGTGGTTAGGAGGTAAAAAACCTAATTCATTCTCGGTATCGCTTTCGCACTCACGCATAAATTACAGTGCTAACAGATATACTCAAAGCTATAATCCATACGGAAGTAGTTATGGTTATTCTCCTTATGGTTACGGTAGTTATGGTGGTTATTCTCCTTATGGATATAGTGGTTATGGCGGTTATTCTCCATACGGTTATGGTAGCTACGGTGGTTACCCATCATACCAGTATAATTACGATTCGGAGAATGATAATGAAGATGATGACCAAATTTGGGAAACAACAGCTCTGGCTTTAGGTTACGGATACCGTTTGTCGTGGCCTGATGACTACTTTACCGTGTATCACGAATTGTCGCTGGAACATTATAATCTCCGAAATATGGGAAGTATGTTCTATTTTATGGCTGATGAAAACGGTCAGGTAAACGGAACATTTAACAACCTGAGTTTTAAAACTGTTTTTGGTCGTAGTTCGGTTGATAATCCGCTTTATTCAAGAAGAGGATCAAACATATCGTTGGCATTAAAAATGACACCACCATACTCGTTGTTTAATAACAAAGATTATTCGGATGAAAGCATTTCGAACGACGAACGTTATAAATGGATAGAATACCACAAATGGTTGTTAAAAGGACAATGGTTTACGCCACTTACAAATCCGGGTGGTGAACATACACTGGTGCTAAAAACAGCATTGGAGATGGGATTTCTTGGTTATTTCGACTCAGGCCGAAAATCGCCTTTCGAAGGATTTATTGTTGGTGGTTCAGGTATGTCGGGATACAATATTTACGGTACCGATTATATTGCATTGCGTGGATACAAAGACTATAGTCTGAGTCCAAGAAACGGCTCTAACATGTATTCTAAATTTACCACAGAACTGCGTTTCCCGATAACTTTGAAACCAAGTGCAACGATTTATGCCCTGGCTTTCCTTGAAGCAGGTAACGCCGGAACCAGTTTCCAAAACTATGTACCGTTCAATTTACACCGGTCGGCCGGTTTGGGTGTTCGCATCTTCCTGCCAATGTTCGGTTTGATGGGAATTGACTGGGGATATGGATTTGATGATGTACCAGGTGTGCCTGATGCTGCAGGAAGCCAGTTCCACTTTGTAATTGGGCAGCAGTTCTAA
- a CDS encoding OmpH family outer membrane protein — MKKIILSIAVIFSVTLFANAQKYAFIDTEYIMENIPSFNAAQEQLNQLSSQYQKELESMHAEIEQMYQDFQAESVLLSEDMKRKREDVIITKEKDYKTLQRKYFGPSGDLFKKRQGLIKPIQDDIFNAVQEIATDGSYAVIFDKSGDATLFYTNPRYDLSDEVLRKLGYK, encoded by the coding sequence ATGAAGAAAATTATTTTATCAATTGCAGTAATATTCTCAGTAACGTTATTTGCAAATGCTCAAAAATACGCATTTATCGATACCGAATACATAATGGAAAACATTCCATCGTTTAATGCGGCACAGGAGCAATTAAATCAATTGTCATCGCAATACCAGAAAGAACTGGAATCGATGCATGCTGAAATTGAACAAATGTATCAGGACTTTCAGGCAGAAAGTGTTTTGCTTTCGGAAGATATGAAACGCAAGCGCGAAGATGTAATAATTACAAAAGAAAAAGATTATAAAACATTGCAACGTAAGTATTTTGGACCAAGTGGCGACCTATTCAAAAAACGTCAGGGATTGATTAAACCTATTCAGGATGATATTTTCAATGCCGTTCAGGAAATAGCTACCGATGGAAGCTATGCCGTAATTTTTGATAAGTCCGGAGATGCAACTTTATTTTACACAAATCCACGTTACGATCTTAGCGATGAAGTACTAAGAAAACTGGGTTACAAATAG
- a CDS encoding OmpH family outer membrane protein: MRNLMKLMAVLMFTVASYTAANAQSLKFGHIDLQALVQVMPERTAAEAEFNTFQGELEEILGEMQKDYQAKIAEFEALGEEASEIKRNAKIAEIQDVQQRMQNYQVTAQQQVQQKQNELLGPVFDKAEQAIEEVAKEQGLIYVFDNSATNRTILYKSNASIDLLPLVKAKLGIQ; encoded by the coding sequence ATGAGAAATTTAATGAAATTAATGGCAGTGCTTATGTTCACTGTAGCATCATATACAGCTGCCAATGCTCAATCTTTAAAATTCGGACATATCGACCTGCAGGCTTTAGTTCAGGTAATGCCCGAAAGAACTGCCGCCGAAGCTGAATTTAATACATTCCAGGGCGAATTAGAAGAGATTCTTGGGGAGATGCAGAAAGACTATCAGGCAAAAATTGCTGAATTTGAAGCATTGGGTGAAGAAGCGTCTGAAATTAAAAGAAATGCAAAAATTGCTGAAATTCAAGATGTTCAACAACGTATGCAAAACTACCAGGTAACTGCGCAACAGCAGGTGCAACAAAAACAAAACGAGCTTTTAGGACCTGTTTTCGACAAGGCTGAACAAGCTATTGAGGAAGTCGCAAAAGAACAAGGTTTGATTTACGTATTCGATAATAGTGCAACAAACAGAACTATTCTGTATAAATCAAATGCAAGTATTGATCTGTTACCGCTGGTAAAAGCAAAATTAGGTATTCAGTAA
- a CDS encoding glycosyltransferase yields MKAAKLKTENEQQEHLDKPTLFEVAWEVCNQVGGIYTVIRSKVPTVMKKWGHQNYFLIGPYFADQAAAHFDPATDFSSPIGKAVLEMQSRGFEVYYGQWIVSGRPNVVLFNPYSVFDKLDEIRYYLFKDYNISVPEGDDLLDKVAAFGFQVKEFFHYLCETSVCDSQMIAHFHEWMAGIPIPGIRKSNLNIKTIFTTHATLLGRYLAMNDHEFYQHLPFYNWEEEANKFNVVPIAQIERASAHGAHVFTTVSEVTAQECTYLLGRTPDMILPNGLNIERFEATHEVQNQHVQVKKKIHEFVMGHFFQSYSFDLDKTLYFFTSGRYEYQNKGYDLTLEALARLNWKMQQAGTDMTVVSFFITKRPFYSFNPEVLQSKAQIEDVGRVVEEIKEQVGNRLYNEITTITGTYEFPDLRALVDDYLRLKLRRNVQSWKTQNLPKVVTHQLVDDAKDEILNFLRTSNLVNNRHDKVKIVYHPDFISTTNPLFKMDYTQFVRGCHLGIFPSMYEPWGYTPLECLASGLPSVTSNLAGFGDYVVKNIPDHDEKGMYIIERNDGNFNRAAEELANMLFEFVNLSRRDRIALRYKCEEASMHFDWSNLGKYYGDACRLSLER; encoded by the coding sequence ATGAAGGCAGCTAAGTTAAAAACGGAGAATGAACAGCAAGAGCATCTGGATAAGCCTACATTATTTGAAGTAGCGTGGGAGGTTTGTAACCAGGTAGGAGGGATTTATACAGTAATTCGCTCGAAAGTACCAACCGTGATGAAAAAATGGGGGCATCAAAATTATTTTCTTATTGGTCCTTATTTTGCCGATCAGGCAGCTGCCCATTTCGATCCCGCTACCGATTTTTCAAGTCCTATCGGAAAAGCTGTGCTTGAAATGCAATCGCGAGGTTTCGAAGTATATTATGGTCAGTGGATTGTTTCCGGAAGACCGAATGTGGTACTATTTAATCCGTATTCTGTTTTCGATAAATTAGATGAAATTCGCTACTATCTTTTTAAAGATTATAATATTTCGGTTCCGGAGGGAGATGACTTACTGGATAAAGTTGCGGCTTTTGGTTTTCAGGTTAAAGAATTCTTTCACTATTTATGCGAAACAAGTGTTTGCGATTCGCAAATGATCGCGCATTTTCACGAATGGATGGCAGGTATACCAATTCCTGGTATTAGAAAATCGAATCTGAACATTAAAACGATTTTTACAACACATGCAACTTTGCTGGGTAGGTATCTTGCAATGAATGATCATGAATTTTACCAACATTTGCCGTTTTATAACTGGGAAGAAGAAGCTAATAAATTTAATGTGGTGCCAATCGCTCAAATTGAACGGGCATCAGCTCATGGGGCACATGTTTTTACAACGGTAAGCGAAGTAACAGCTCAGGAGTGCACTTATTTATTGGGAAGAACACCAGATATGATTCTTCCGAACGGTCTGAATATTGAACGTTTCGAGGCTACACACGAAGTGCAAAATCAGCACGTTCAGGTGAAGAAAAAGATCCATGAGTTTGTAATGGGGCACTTCTTTCAGAGTTATTCTTTCGATCTGGATAAAACCCTGTATTTTTTTACTTCGGGCCGATACGAGTATCAGAATAAAGGCTACGACCTAACGCTTGAAGCATTGGCACGTTTAAACTGGAAAATGCAACAAGCCGGAACGGATATGACTGTAGTGTCTTTCTTTATAACAAAGCGCCCGTTTTACTCTTTTAATCCCGAGGTGCTGCAATCAAAAGCACAAATTGAAGATGTTGGGCGTGTTGTTGAAGAGATTAAAGAACAGGTGGGAAACAGACTTTACAATGAAATTACAACGATTACCGGTACTTATGAGTTTCCTGATTTAAGAGCTTTGGTTGACGATTACCTGCGATTGAAATTGCGACGAAATGTACAAAGCTGGAAAACACAAAATTTACCGAAAGTTGTTACACACCAGCTCGTAGATGATGCCAAGGACGAAATACTTAACTTTCTTCGTACTTCCAACTTGGTGAATAACCGCCATGATAAAGTGAAAATTGTTTATCATCCTGATTTTATATCAACAACAAACCCGTTGTTTAAGATGGATTACACCCAGTTTGTGCGTGGTTGTCATCTAGGTATTTTCCCGAGTATGTACGAGCCGTGGGGGTATACACCGTTGGAGTGTTTAGCAAGTGGTTTACCATCAGTTACCAGTAATTTGGCAGGATTTGGCGATTACGTGGTGAAGAATATTCCGGATCACGATGAGAAAGGAATGTATATCATCGAAAGAAATGATGGAAACTTTAACAGAGCAGCTGAAGAGCTGGCCAATATGTTGTTCGAATTTGTTAATCTGTCACGACGCGACAGGATTGCCTTGCGATATAAATGTGAGGAGGCATCGATGCATTTCGATTGGTCAAATCTTGGAAAATACTATGGAGATGCTTGTCGGTTGTCATTAGAAAGGTAA
- the murI gene encoding glutamate racemase has protein sequence MKTSPIGVFDSGYGGLTVLKDLIKSMPEYDFLYLGDNARTPYGTRSFDVVYDYTLQAVKYLFAQGCPLVIIACNTASAKALRNIQMLDLPHLAPDNRVLGVIRPSVEKVSEITQNGHVGVLGTVGTVASESYPIELEKWSDGQVKSTVQEACPMWVPLVENNEIENVGADYFVQKNIEAIFAKDKSIDTLILGCTHYPLLIDVIKKYVPENINILTQGAIVAEKLVDYLKRHPEMEKRLTKCSNLEYQTTESAVTFESKAALFMGSEVNAKTVHLW, from the coding sequence GTGAAAACCTCTCCGATTGGAGTATTTGACTCGGGTTATGGTGGATTAACGGTATTAAAAGATTTGATAAAATCGATGCCTGAATACGACTTCCTATACCTTGGCGATAACGCCCGAACACCATACGGAACCCGGTCGTTCGATGTGGTTTACGATTATACCCTACAGGCAGTAAAATATTTATTTGCACAGGGATGTCCGCTGGTAATTATTGCGTGTAATACTGCATCGGCAAAAGCCTTGAGAAATATTCAAATGTTGGATTTGCCTCATCTGGCACCTGATAATCGTGTACTGGGAGTTATCCGGCCAAGTGTTGAAAAGGTTTCCGAAATTACACAGAATGGTCATGTTGGTGTTCTGGGAACCGTAGGAACTGTGGCTTCGGAATCTTATCCGATAGAATTGGAGAAGTGGTCTGATGGACAGGTAAAATCCACAGTACAGGAAGCATGTCCAATGTGGGTGCCTTTGGTTGAAAATAATGAAATCGAGAATGTTGGAGCGGATTATTTTGTGCAGAAAAACATTGAAGCCATTTTCGCGAAAGATAAATCCATTGATACACTGATTTTAGGTTGTACCCATTATCCATTGCTAATTGATGTAATAAAAAAATATGTACCCGAAAATATTAATATATTGACGCAGGGCGCCATTGTTGCCGAAAAACTGGTTGATTATTTAAAACGTCACCCTGAAATGGAAAAACGGCTGACAAAATGTAGCAATTTGGAATACCAAACCACTGAATCGGCTGTAACTTTTGAAAGTAAAGCTGCCTTATTTATGGGAAGCGAGGTGAATGCCAAAACAGTTCACCTCTGGTAA
- a CDS encoding aminoglycoside phosphotransferase family protein produces MTNLNSIAQNFQLEAKITSVKPLGEGFINDTFIIETEHNGPKYILQRKNKNIFSPIPAMMENIQKVCTHIKKKVIAAGGDPLREAMTIIPSKDDQLYFLDEEEEYWAVCLFIEDTIAYEAAETPELAYAGGKGIGKFQSLVADLKEPLVNILPGFHDIRYRYKQWDKVLAKNPVGRKEKVSEEISWIESRKTEMLKFWELVENGAIPTRISHNDTKINNILFDQQGEVLCVIDLDTVLSSTVLNDFGDAMRTYTNTGLEDDENLDNVSMDMAVFKAFSKGYLEETASFLSPTEIDYLAFSARYITYEQVLRFLMDYIDGDNYYKTKSSDHNLVRTRAQYKLLQSMEEQIDEMDKFVKSCVASLKKY; encoded by the coding sequence ATGACGAATCTAAACAGCATTGCACAGAACTTTCAACTCGAGGCCAAAATTACAAGTGTAAAGCCACTGGGCGAGGGTTTTATTAATGACACCTTTATAATTGAAACCGAGCACAACGGCCCAAAATACATTTTGCAGCGTAAGAACAAGAACATCTTCTCTCCCATTCCCGCAATGATGGAGAATATTCAAAAAGTTTGCACACACATAAAAAAGAAGGTAATTGCTGCCGGAGGCGATCCGCTACGCGAGGCAATGACAATAATTCCTTCAAAAGACGACCAGCTATATTTTTTGGATGAAGAAGAGGAATACTGGGCAGTTTGTCTTTTTATAGAAGATACTATTGCCTACGAAGCCGCAGAAACACCCGAGCTGGCTTATGCAGGTGGCAAAGGAATTGGCAAATTCCAGTCGCTGGTTGCTGATTTAAAAGAACCACTTGTTAATATTCTTCCCGGGTTCCACGATATTCGCTACCGTTATAAACAGTGGGACAAAGTGCTCGCAAAAAATCCGGTTGGCAGAAAAGAAAAAGTGAGCGAAGAAATTTCGTGGATTGAAAGTCGGAAAACGGAAATGTTGAAATTTTGGGAGTTGGTGGAAAACGGGGCAATACCAACACGCATCAGCCATAACGACACCAAAATAAACAACATCCTTTTCGACCAACAGGGCGAAGTGCTTTGTGTGATCGATTTAGACACAGTACTCAGCAGTACCGTTTTAAACGACTTTGGTGATGCCATGCGCACTTACACCAACACCGGTTTGGAAGACGATGAAAACCTAGACAATGTTTCGATGGATATGGCTGTTTTCAAAGCCTTTTCCAAGGGATATTTGGAAGAAACAGCTTCATTTTTAAGCCCTACTGAAATTGACTACCTGGCATTTTCGGCGCGATATATTACCTATGAACAAGTATTGCGATTCTTGATGGATTATATTGATGGAGACAATTACTATAAAACTAAATCGTCCGATCATAATTTGGTTCGTACTCGGGCACAATACAAATTGCTGCAAAGCATGGAAGAGCAGATTGATGAAATGGACAAATTTGTAAAATCGTGTGTTGCCAGTCTAAAAAAGTATTGA